TGTGTtcttggcccacacatgtgttggaccatttaaaattggccacacaatgtgtgggacccaaTCCAAAGCTACACGGCCACAAGGCCTTTTTGCACAAGATTTTTAATTTCCAATTATATgaattttggtcccaaatttttctaagtgttcaatgccaacaatttcatatataactcatgtctcaaaataaaatcacaagtcaaaagtcccgacttcaaatcccggaataatcttggccctaacttatcatagttaatccgggttgtcccaaagtataaaaatacgggatataacaatcagcCCGCGGGTGTAAAAGGGGAACAGATGAACCATTCAACCCCGAAACATACTAGGGGAATAAAGCTGCATCAAGTGGTCGATGGTGAAGGATAGTCCGGCACGGTCAGCTAGGTGTTGGATGCAATATATTATCCTCCACAATTGGGGTGAAGTTGGCCAAGACAGACCTGGTACCTACGATAAAAAATTTCGACTATCCAAGAAACCAGAAGCGTAAATCCTATGGTGAAAGGGTATATATGAATCATGGACTAGCCCTCAACATGGTGTGTCATCCCGCCCTCTGCTCCGAATGGGAAGGGCACGACTTCAGGGCCCTAGTTACAGTCCGCATATACCTTGGGGAGGTTGGCACTGGTTATCAACAAATTGATCTCGCCCACGGATTCATAAGGGGTGTCAATACGAAAATCCCCTAGGTATGCACAATCGAAAGGTAAAATTTCGGCAGCAAGGGAACCCAGTTCAATTTCTTTAGTAATGGAAGTTTAAGAAGCTTTCCCTTGCCTTTGGGAAGGAAAACACTCAGAGAAATATGGCTAGGCAGTGATAGTGTCATGGTGTAAGTCAGATAACGATTTTTTGTAAAgaactttttcattttttgtaaAGGAAGCAAGCGCATGAAGTAAAAGGAAACAAATAAGTTGCATGAATGAAGAAGATTTAGGAGGATCTTGAGTTTATATAGGGAAGGATAATGTTTGACTCATGCGAAACGACGAGTCGCTTACCATCATGAAAAATCAATCATTGTCGCCTTTAGTAGGCAGTGACAGCTCTGTCAGTAGACATAACTGCAGCTCTGTCAGTAGACATGACGGTTGATGTGATCGGTCAGTTCCTTTTCCCGCGTAAAATTAGGGAATTCGAACCTCTTCCACTTCTCGGTTACACCTGTTCGGTTACCGGAaagtggggggactatctgtattgggCTAAATTCATAGAATACAACTGAATGAATACCATGGCAACACGTGTCAATAAGCTTGAATCGGGTCCACAACATCACACGGCGCCCCCGGTAAAGTTCTAACGATACCAAAGGAGATAAAGGGTTCGGTTGCATGTTGCAACAACATAGCACCGATTGAAAGGCAACGGTCAACCGTTACAAGCAGACTTTCCGCCTTCTACGGGCCATTAATAGGCTTTATTTCCCTCTTTATTGTACGTCATTATTATGATAGCAATGCACATTATTAGCAGGGGCACTATTCATGGAATGTGTACCCCTAGTTCCTAGTATAAATAGGAACTATCATTCCATTGTGAAGAACATGAAATCCAAGAGATATATACAGAATACTTTCCACACTTTGTTCTTTACTTCCTTATAATTTATTTATCTTATAAGCTCTGAACTAGTAGCGCTACCAGAGCAGCCAGTCCGGATCTGCATCACGGAATCTACACCTAAGCTCAGGCTATTTCTAATTATTTATACCTTATTTATATTCAATCTACGTTAGTTAGATTATCAATTGTCATATCTTTATTGGTCACTTTGGCCCACGTGTCCTTGACCATGTACACAAATTTAAGTGAAACATTTTTTGGGTAAACACTCAGCATAGAATCATACTCGGTATACATAAATTAACACTTTGAATAAGTTCCTGTACCTCAGGACAGCTAACAAAGATTCACGTCCAAACTGATCATCAAGACAATCATTGAACCAAATGCCACGATTAGTATAGTACTAATATTACGTTGTTCATTCATGTATTCTTTCAACATTCATAATAATAAACACAAATTCAAGGAGAACTTAAAAATAGCGCATTCTCCTGTCTAAATACATACATAATACTCCGTCTCTTCTCTTGTAAGCATTAGGATTTAGGAAGCAAAAATCCTGCTATATATAGTACTATAATTTCTTTAGAACCTATACACCTAAAAAATACAGAAAAAGGAAGACCAAATTAACATCAGTTTTGCTTGTGTCTGTCACCAAGAGGTTGTATACATATTGCTACAAGCTAAGCGGCTGATGGGGCAGTCATGTAGTGAGCAATAGTGCCCTCGTCCTTTGAAAGCGCTGGCATgatttttttgttattattattggcATTATTGTTGTAATCGAGTGAGTCATCATAGTATATCTCCCTCCAATTGTTCACCAGCATCTTGATGTCTTCTCTGTCCATGTTTTCTTCCTCTCCTGTGTATCTCCATGGTTTGGACCCTGCTGCACAGTAATGAACTACTTTCACCTTGTCAACCTCTACATTCTGCGGGTGGCGCCACAGCATGGCCAAAACTAAGTTGTACTTGTTTGGAATTGGCTTGTAAATGTCCCTGAAGAACATGTTCAACAAATCCTGCACAAGTTCCATCAAAACAAGCCCATTTTAGACATTTCGACAAGGCATTGACCTATATGTAAATCAATATTAGGAATTTTGAACAAGCATGATCAAGAATCATTATTCTTTCATTTCGACACAGGAAAAAATGATTCTACACCTTTCTTGTGTCAAAGAATACATCAATCAATGAGAAGTTAATTCATTAAAGTTTAACGACGACCTTCTCCTTATAACCTATAAATATATAGTGGAAaatctaaaaaagaaaaaaggagtcAAACttgtttttattaaaaaatcttAAAGACCGACAAAGTAAGAAAACTTTACACTATCAGTACAAAACCTAAAATAGCAGGTTACCTTACCTCTCTTAATTTTATACAATCAGGTAGAGTTAAAAAGACATTTACAGGTAAATTTTTATAATAAGCATTAGCGACCTGAAAAATGGTGCTATGATTTTTGTGTTGTGCATATAAGCTATTTGGACAAAGATCAAACTACAAGAACAAAAGGCTAAGATTAATATTACCTGTTCAGCAAATGAGGTAGGAGGTGTTACTTTAAGTTTCTTCAAGAGGTCATCATACGTGGGGAGACTGGGCTCAAATACGAACATGCCAGCGTTGAAATAGAGACTTGGCTTTGGTCCCAACTCTTCTTCAGGCCAGTGGACCTTATCTGGGCACTGTTGGCAATACCCAATATTGTACTGTGGGCTATGGCTCCAAGTCTTCTCACAGAAACAGTCCATCACGGCATAGAAATAGCCATCCGGCAAGTCAAACAAATGGTCTATGTTCTCAAACACCTGGATGTCCCCATCCAAGTATATCATCTTGCTATACTCCACAAACTGCATTTACTCATCATTAAACACAATATTTAGCAGGTAGTACCAATTTAATCTTATTTATAGACTGGTAACTAAAAGGGTGTTAACTTATAATAAGACATGGTCATATAACATTTAACATGTGAAAATTTGAACACCGTCAAAATATATTAAGTTTACGTGTAAAATTTACACACCATCAATTTCTATAACTTAAATCTAAATGGCTTAACTTTTATGCACCGACAATCTAAAAAACTTCGACTATTTGCATTTTGACTACTTATAGATGATCTGAAATCCATTTTTCAGATCATAAAATGTAAAAGTATTTCTCCTCCCACTTGAATAAACGTCCAAGAAAAATACAAATCCCACCCTTGAAATTCGGTTGGATTATAACTGTTATTTGTTCACATATATTATCAAAAAGATTGACGTAAATATCTGAACCCACCGTTACAAAAGTGCCTTGGATTCATTTGAACcagttgatatatatatatatgctccttgtaaaaaatattttcatTTGAGCTGTGATAAGACGTTGCACCCGCCTCTAAAAGCAGGATATTTACTAGTACATATTTTAGGTTACCAAAATTAAGATTACTACAAACAGTTACATATTGTTGTAAATGATGTCATTTGATAAGGTAAAAGACTGAACAAACAGCCAGTGCACAGAATTAAACTCAAATCTAAAACTTAAAATGAAGCTTTTACCTCCCAGATGCGAAGTTTAGAGTAGTTGATGACATAGTAAGCCATAGCAAACTGAGTCTGATTCTCAGGAGGATAAACCGGATCGATCTCCCGAACTATACAGCCCTGGTTGATCAGTATGCGGCGGTGTTCCTCTGGCACGTCAGGCAAAACCGCCACCACAAGAGGGTAAGCAGATTTCACCTTTCTTAACCCTTtagccaaaccaactacaccttTTACATAGTCACCGTTTCCTGCCAGGAATGTCACATAGGCACGGCTAGGCAAACTTGCTGCCTTGGCCAAACCAGTGGCTGCCTGTCCAACAACAT
Above is a genomic segment from Lycium barbarum isolate Lr01 chromosome 12, ASM1917538v2, whole genome shotgun sequence containing:
- the LOC132622103 gene encoding galactinol synthase 2-like; its protein translation is MTPNVVGQAATGLAKAASLPSRAYVTFLAGNGDYVKGVVGLAKGLRKVKSAYPLVVAVLPDVPEEHRRILINQGCIVREIDPVYPPENQTQFAMAYYVINYSKLRIWEFVEYSKMIYLDGDIQVFENIDHLFDLPDGYFYAVMDCFCEKTWSHSPQYNIGYCQQCPDKVHWPEEELGPKPSLYFNAGMFVFEPSLPTYDDLLKKLKVTPPTSFAEQDLLNMFFRDIYKPIPNKYNLVLAMLWRHPQNVEVDKVKVVHYCAAGSKPWRYTGEEENMDREDIKMLVNNWREIYYDDSLDYNNNANNNNKKIMPALSKDEGTIAHYMTAPSAA